The following are encoded in a window of Deinococcus misasensis DSM 22328 genomic DNA:
- a CDS encoding reverse transcriptase domain-containing protein has product MHNLDPYLDELLKPEILKEIYCEYKFTKIDRMMASENGFQDIFLISGEERLERVFNIKDSQVVKIPLGSDGITFESFEKNFDNYSKGIIKRLKTGKYIFKPFREVLVIKDQDRLEFPRKKDYLREMEKGNTRSLAICAIQDMIVQLIIYRLIYDIIEKEFEVFDKRKKNKIKPVSYAYRKKKSTMDAASSVLEYSKLGYTYVLEADLKKFFDTIPWKPLEHEISRYIDANSRVFKILHRFMHVNMIEFMSYKYDKRINFKTMNPYSKEANLKMLKRTAGVPQGGVLSGLLANLYMHRFDEWVVRVLKKDFDIQYVRYADDFVILARSEQDAEDAYYRVYEFINKLYAEGGMELKLYPLSESINSKTKITNLNLNYIKFVGFNINTKTILISHSNIKKFKNKWNRKMIDAHKHFGSFSDPRFRLRLTLQRVINFRVDGVSYYETCQKCGQTYLKRRNWIKYFCRISNMNQIKRLNNWIKKRLYHEFDDINNLNVEELKTLGFSSLVKAYYRGKFYMECDHQTQSIEVHEQNDSQLPF; this is encoded by the coding sequence TTAGACGAACTTTTGAAGCCAGAAATCCTGAAAGAAATTTACTGCGAGTACAAGTTTACCAAAATAGATAGGATGATGGCCTCTGAAAATGGTTTTCAGGATATATTCTTAATTTCGGGAGAAGAAAGACTGGAGAGGGTTTTCAATATTAAAGATAGTCAAGTTGTTAAAATTCCGTTAGGTTCTGATGGTATAACCTTCGAATCATTCGAGAAGAACTTTGATAATTACTCAAAGGGGATAATTAAGCGCTTAAAAACCGGAAAATACATATTTAAACCCTTTAGAGAAGTTTTGGTAATTAAAGATCAAGATAGATTAGAATTTCCCCGCAAAAAGGACTATTTAAGGGAGATGGAAAAAGGCAACACTAGAAGTCTAGCTATTTGTGCAATTCAAGATATGATAGTGCAATTAATAATATATCGCTTGATTTATGATATTATAGAAAAAGAATTTGAGGTCTTTGATAAACGCAAAAAAAACAAAATAAAGCCAGTATCATATGCATATAGAAAGAAGAAATCAACTATGGATGCTGCTTCATCTGTGTTGGAGTATTCAAAATTGGGGTATACTTATGTTTTAGAAGCGGATTTAAAAAAATTTTTTGATACGATACCATGGAAACCATTAGAACACGAAATCTCGCGATATATAGATGCAAATAGTAGAGTATTCAAAATCCTACATAGATTTATGCACGTTAATATGATCGAGTTTATGTCTTATAAATATGATAAAAGAATAAACTTTAAGACAATGAATCCTTATAGCAAAGAAGCGAATCTTAAAATGCTAAAACGAACTGCTGGAGTGCCTCAGGGAGGTGTCCTATCTGGATTGCTTGCGAATTTGTACATGCATCGTTTTGATGAATGGGTAGTAAGAGTTCTTAAGAAGGATTTTGATATACAATATGTGAGATACGCTGATGATTTTGTAATTCTTGCTAGGAGTGAGCAAGATGCAGAAGATGCATACTATAGGGTATATGAGTTTATAAATAAACTATACGCAGAAGGGGGGATGGAGTTAAAACTTTATCCGCTATCTGAGTCCATTAATTCAAAAACGAAAATCACCAATTTAAATCTCAATTATATAAAATTCGTGGGATTCAACATAAATACCAAGACAATACTAATAAGTCATAGTAATATAAAAAAATTTAAAAATAAATGGAACAGAAAAATGATTGATGCCCACAAGCATTTTGGAAGCTTTAGCGATCCAAGATTTAGACTAAGATTAACTCTTCAAAGAGTGATAAATTTTAGGGTAGACGGTGTATCTTATTATGAAACTTGTCAAAAATGTGGACAAACATATTTAAAGCGAAGAAACTGGATTAAGTATTTTTGTAGGATCTCAAATATGAATCAAATTAAAAGATTGAATAATTGGATAAAGAAGCGATTATATCATGAGTTTGATGATATAAACAATTTAAATGTAGAAGAGCTTAAAACTCTGGGTTTTTCTAGTCTTGTAAAGGCATACTATAGGGGAAAATTTTACATGGAATGTGATCATCAAACTCAAAGTATTGAAGTGCATGAGCAGAATGATTCTCAACTACCATTTTAG